From the Glandiceps talaboti chromosome 10, keGlaTala1.1, whole genome shotgun sequence genome, one window contains:
- the LOC144441372 gene encoding zinc finger protein 862-like, whose protein sequence is MSLLNYFRKKSTTTSSPDEQSPEKTADGLPNESPQKKLKTSRTRKFQQSWMRGREDWLKYDNEKDAMFCTICPVGTSAFTNQVGCVNFRLDPLKKHEVSSFHARSVARRKVEMSANPRPLVSSLLNIDRAQFDRLQILFRTAYYIAKHEKPFTDFPGLLTLQELNNVTVGNTYRNDKQAAYFIDIIAEAIRLETVRVIEGSSFYSVLNDSSTDRSVVEEEIVYVRILEDYRPVTKFLSLQAMPRGTAEAITNAIDRGFQTELGMNENQWKEKLIGMASDGAAVMIGTRSGVMTRVRRDVPHLVSVHCTAHRLELCLKSSLKQSRGFADIEDFLLNIYKFYNNSPRNLTSLREAGQAHQIVTLKPTNVLGTRWVDHHKRALEAVDRNWLPMVTHLQDVTTPGSDHTEDSKNKARGFLAKLTDKNFLKSIFIQLDIYRILSRLSLLFQKNDTSIETVKYGLKVCRDNLILLRDEPGPSETMYYQSLQANSFRGVDLNVRRIRHNNHADPDDNKRVLINTCIDEVNSRFRSFRENPILAAANVFDPTNWPQDQNELRLYGRDDITTLGRHFRDILARRTEFNADEVLGEWTGLKAVVIDTLAVNPTLKFLDIWQLILRQELAEYSNVLSLLKVVLLIPIHTSECERGFSLMGRIKTDWRAALNTQTMCQLMRIVLHGPTMEDFDPRNAIEMWYNRGQRMRRPDIQPYGQRHQDNV, encoded by the coding sequence ATGAGTCTCTTAAATTACTTtcgaaaaaaatcaacaacaacctCATCACCGGATGAGCAGTCGCCCGAAAAGACTGCTGATGGGCTACCAAACGAAAGTCCACAGAAAAAACTGAAAACCAGTCGCACGAGAAAATTTCAACAATCTTGGATGAGGGGACGGGAGGACTGGCTGAAATACGATAACGAAAAAGATGCCATGTTCTGCACGATCTGCCCTGTCGGGACATCCGCTTTTACCAACCAAGTCGGGTGTGTTAACTTTCGCCTTGACCCTTTAAAGAAGCACGAAGTGAGTAGTTTTCATGCCAGATCTGTTGCACGACGTAAGGTGGAAATGAGTGCAAATCCTCGTCCTCTAGTTTCGTCACTTTTGAACATCGATCGAGCACAGTTTGATCgtcttcaaattttatttcGTACGGCCTACTACATCGCGAAACATGAGAAGCCGTTCACAGATTTTCCTGGACTGTTAACACTACAAGAACTAAATAACGTGACAGTAGGAAATACGTATCGTAATGACAAGCAAGCGGCTTACTTTATTGATATCATCGCAGAAGCTATTCGCCTCGAAACTGTTCGTGTAATAGAGGGTAGTAGTTTCTATTCAGTTTTGAACGATTCTTCTACGGACCGCTCCGTTGTTGAGGAAGAGATCGTGTATGTTAGAATTCTGGAAGATTATCGTCCCGTAACTAAGTTCCTAAGTTTGCAAGCCATGCCTCGTGGAACTGCAGAAGCAATAACAAATGCCATTGACAGGGGATTTCAGACAGAACTTGGTATGAACGAAAATCAATGGAAAGAGAAACTAATCGGTATGGCTTCAGATGGTGCAGCGGTTATGATAGGTACGCGTTCAGGCGTCATGACTCGGGTTCGGAGAGACGTACCTCATCTCGTAAGTGTCCACTGTACCGCACATAGACTGGAGCTCTGTCTGAAGTCATCGTTGAAACAGTCGCGTGGGTTTGCAGATATTGAGGACTTTTTACTTAACATCTACAAATTTTATAATAACTCGCCCCGCAATCTCACTTCATTGAGAGAGGCCGGTCAGGCACACCAAATCGTCACATTGAAACCCACTAATGTATTGGGGACACGATGGGTTGATCACCATAAACGAGCACTGGAAGCTGTCGATCGCAACTGGTTGCCAATGGTTACTCACCTACAAGACGTTACCACACCAGGCAGTGATCATACTGAGGACAGTAAAAATAAGGCTAGAGGCTTCCTCGCGAAATTGACCGATAAGAATTTTCTCAAGTCCATATTTATTCAATTAGACATATATCGAATTTTAAGTCGCTTGTCATTACTATTTCAGAAGAACGACACGTCCATTGAAACTGTGAAATACGGTTTGAAGGTGTGTAGAGATAACCTCATTCTACTTCGAGATGAACCAGGGCCATCCGAAACCATGTATTATCAATCTCTACAGGCCAATTCTTTTCGTGGCGTTGATTTAAATGTACGTCGAATACGCCATAATAATCACGCCGATCCCGATGACAACAAACGTGTTTTAATAAATACGTGCATAGATGAAGTAAACAGCCGATTTCGTTCTTTTCGTGAGAACCCTATCCTAGCTGCAGCAAACGTCTTCGATCCGACAAATTGGCCACAAGACCAAAATGAGCTCCGCCTGTATGGGCGTGATGACATAACTACGCTTGGCAGACACTTCCGCGATATATTAGCTCGACGGACAGAATTTAATGCTGACGAAGTGCTCGGTGAGTGGACAGGCCTTAAAGCTGTTGTGATCGATACATTGGCAGTCAATCCTACGTTGAAATTCCTAGATATTTGGCAACTTATCCTTCGCCAAGAACTGGCAGAATACAGCAATGTTTTATCACTACTCAAAGTGGTATTACTAATACCTATTCACACCAGTGAATGCGAAAGGGGGTTTTCGCTAATGGGTCGTATCAAGACGGATTGGAGAGCGGCGTTAAACACGCAGACGATGTGTCAGTTAATGAGAATCGTGCTCCACGGACCTACAATGGAGGATTTTGATCCTAGGAATGCAATCGAAATGTGGTATAATCGAGGTCAGCGTATGCGTCGTCCAGACATACAGCCGTACGGACAACGGCATCAAGACAATGtttaa